The genomic DNA GCTCTTCGGAGAGCATGAAGCACTCCGTTGGTTCGAGCTGGGAGCCAAAGGTTACTACGGGCAGGGAGATACCTTCCGCCGAGAGATCGTTGGCCCTTCTCTGCATTTCGAAGAAGAGAAAACCAGCGGAGTGAAGTGGTTCGTCGGAGTGAATATTCCTTTCTAGTCAAAATCCCCCCGCATTGCGGGGGGATTTTTTAATATTCAATGTACATCTCGTCATCGTCGGGCAGATCTTTTTTGCCAGTGCCGAGGTCAATGAAGTCGGTCAGCTCGGGAGGGATTTCATAAACGAATCTGGAGGGAGTGCCGGAGAGCGATAGACAGAGTTTTTTGCGGGCGCGGGTCATCGCCACATACATCAACCGCCGTTCTTCCTCCAGGTCATCAAGCGAGCCATAAGAACGTTGATGCGGAATAATGCCGTCGGCACAGCCAATTACAAATACGCTATCGAATTCCAGTCCCTTCGCCATATGAATGGTCATTAGAGAAACCGGGGAAACCAACGACTGACGACCAACGACTGACGACTTGGTTGGGGCGTCAGAAGTCTGCATCAATGAGACCCTTTCTAAGAATTCATCCAAGGATTTAAAGTTGCCGGCGAAGCTGATGAATTCGTTCACATTCTCAATGCGTTCGTGATAATTTTTGTATTCTTTTTCTAGATACTCTAGATAATTGGCATTTTCGATAAAGAAGTTAATTAATTCCAAGATATTTAATCTTTCTCCTAACCTCGGCAGTTCCTCAATCAGATAAGCCGCCGTTTTTTTATCGAAGTTTTTAGAGAGTCGCTCGGCGCTTACAGAATCTTTCGGGTTGTGCGCCAAGCGCAGGCCGGCAACTAGATCTTTAATTTCTTTGCGCTCGTAGAATTTCAATCCGCCGAAGACTTTATAGGGAATATTGGCGGAGATCAGCGCCTGCTCGATAGCGCGCGATTGAGCGTTGGTCCGGTAAATCACCGCGGTAGAACCTTCGCGGATTTGCTCAATCTGGCTTCCTACGATTGCCGCTTCTTCTTCCGGATCAGGCGCTCGGATTACTTTAATCAACTCCCCTTCTTTATTTTCCGTCCACAAAGTTTTCGGAGTTTGGAGTTTGTTGTTTTTGATTACTGCGGAGGCGGCGGTGATGATGGTGCTCGAAGAACGATAATTTTGCTCAAGTTTCACAATTTTTGCCCTCGGCCAGTCTTTCTGGAAGTTTAAGAAGTTCCGGAAATCGGCGCCGCGGAAGCTGTAGATTGCCTGTTGGTCGTCCCCTACCACACTTAAATTCTGATGTTTTTCTGCGAGTAGGCGAATTAACCGATATTGGGCGGCGTTGATATCTTGGTACTCATCTACCAATATGTATTCAAATTTTTTCTGGTATTTTTCTAAAACTGCAGGATGATTTTCAAAAAGCCAAACAACTTTCCCAATCAAGTCATCAAAATCAAAAGCATTGTTTTGCGTTAAGGCCTCTTCGTATTTTTCAAATACCTTTTTGGTGATGCGGTCGAAATCTTCCGGCGAAAGCATTTCATTTTTTATTTGCCCGATGTGGTTTTGAAGCACGGCAGGATTGATGCTGTCTTTGGAAATATCCAACGCTTTCATAATTTTCTTCACCAGACTCAAAGAGTCATCTGCGTCGTAAATTGTAAAAGCCGGTGAGCGATTCACGAGTGAGGCT from bacterium includes the following:
- a CDS encoding UvrD-helicase domain-containing protein → MTANFQDLNPSQKEAVEHENGPILIAAGAGSGKTKTLTARLARLIEKGASPASIIAITFTNKAAKEMGDRVAKQLAGSQIPFIGTFHSFCARLLKGEASLVNRSPAFTIYDADDSLSLVKKIMKALDISKDSINPAVLQNHIGQIKNEMLSPEDFDRITKKVFEKYEEALTQNNAFDFDDLIGKVVWLFENHPAVLEKYQKKFEYILVDEYQDINAAQYRLIRLLAEKHQNLSVVGDDQQAIYSFRGADFRNFLNFQKDWPRAKIVKLEQNYRSSSTIITAASAVIKNNKLQTPKTLWTENKEGELIKVIRAPDPEEEAAIVGSQIEQIREGSTAVIYRTNAQSRAIEQALISANIPYKVFGGLKFYERKEIKDLVAGLRLAHNPKDSVSAERLSKNFDKKTAAYLIEELPRLGERLNILELINFFIENANYLEYLEKEYKNYHERIENVNEFISFAGNFKSLDEFLERVSLMQTSDAPTKSSVVGRQSLVSPVSLMTIHMAKGLEFDSVFVIGCADGIIPHQRSYGSLDDLEEERRLMYVAMTRARKKLCLSLSGTPSRFVYEIPPELTDFIDLGTGKKDLPDDDEMYIEY